The following proteins are co-located in the Acidimicrobiales bacterium genome:
- a CDS encoding site-specific integrase, producing the protein MASIQPRTTPSGERRWDVYYRGPDGKQRKKTYKRKVDAQRYANTVEADIVRHDWVDPQRGRQPFGEWAEKWIETTAHLKPKTRESYDSILRNHLLPEFGDRAIGSIDHPEVLTFLARLSAQGKGAGTVRNIRDVMRLVFKLAVRSGVVKNNPVMDIKAPRPVKQEMIFLTDDQVMTLAEAIQDPPPLQRGASHREGGYPDYALLVRFAAYTGLRAGEIGALRVSRINLMRRRVEVSESADEAYGGFNIGPTKTYSRRSVGLPEPLVAELTPYLATKKQNDLVFEGPDGGPLRHSNWYPRHFQPAVLRSGLPNGTRFHDLRHTYAAFLIAEGAHPRAIMERMGHSTINVTLGTYGHLFPAIDAQLDQALGARWNNARPLPDAEVSTLHHPNRGSTTGP; encoded by the coding sequence ATGGCCAGCATCCAGCCGCGCACCACACCATCAGGCGAACGCCGATGGGACGTCTACTACCGCGGGCCCGACGGCAAGCAGCGCAAGAAGACCTACAAGCGAAAGGTCGACGCCCAGCGCTACGCCAACACCGTCGAAGCCGACATCGTCCGCCACGACTGGGTCGACCCCCAACGCGGCCGACAGCCCTTCGGCGAATGGGCCGAGAAGTGGATCGAGACCACCGCCCACCTCAAGCCCAAGACACGGGAGAGCTACGACTCGATTCTGCGAAACCATCTCCTCCCCGAGTTCGGCGACCGCGCCATCGGGTCGATCGACCACCCCGAGGTGCTCACCTTCCTCGCCCGGCTCTCCGCCCAAGGCAAGGGCGCCGGCACCGTCCGCAACATCCGCGACGTCATGCGACTCGTCTTCAAGCTCGCCGTCCGCTCCGGCGTGGTGAAGAACAACCCCGTCATGGACATCAAAGCACCCCGACCGGTGAAGCAGGAGATGATCTTCCTCACCGACGACCAGGTCATGACCCTCGCCGAAGCGATCCAGGACCCGCCCCCGCTCCAGCGTGGCGCCAGTCACCGAGAAGGCGGCTACCCCGACTACGCCCTCCTCGTCCGCTTCGCCGCCTACACCGGACTCCGAGCCGGCGAAATCGGCGCGCTCCGCGTCTCGAGGATCAACCTCATGCGCCGCCGCGTCGAAGTCTCCGAATCGGCCGACGAGGCCTACGGCGGCTTCAACATCGGCCCTACCAAGACCTACTCCCGCCGCTCCGTCGGACTACCCGAACCCCTCGTCGCCGAACTCACCCCCTACCTCGCCACCAAGAAGCAGAACGACCTCGTCTTCGAGGGCCCCGACGGCGGGCCACTCCGCCACTCCAACTGGTACCCCCGCCACTTCCAGCCCGCCGTCCTCCGATCCGGTCTTCCCAACGGCACCAGATTCCACGATCTCAGGCACACCTACGCGGCGTTCCTCATCGCCGAGGGCGCTCACCCTCGAGCGATCATGGAACGGATGGGCCACTCCACGATCAACGTCACCCTCGGCACCTACGGCCACCTCTTCCCCGCCATCGACGCCCAACTCGACCAGGCGCTCGGTGCCCGATGGAACAATGCCCGACCGCTACCGGACGCAGAGGTCTCAACCCTCCACCATCCGAACCGCGGATCGACGACAGGCCCTTAG
- a CDS encoding helix-turn-helix domain-containing protein — protein MSTVDELNQGLIDIGDVATLLGRSERFVRRLVEENRISFIKVGKYVMFRRSDVEDWIDARTVPQKHFD, from the coding sequence ATGAGCACCGTCGACGAACTCAACCAAGGCCTCATCGACATCGGCGACGTCGCCACCCTCCTCGGCCGATCCGAACGATTCGTCCGCCGCCTCGTCGAAGAGAACCGCATCTCGTTCATCAAGGTTGGCAAGTACGTGATGTTCCGCCGCTCCGACGTCGAGGACTGGATCGACGCCCGCACCGTCCCCCAGAAGCACTTCGACTGA